The bacterium genome contains the following window.
GTTCTTGGTATCTCAAACATAAGATAATTCTTTACTTAAGCATAACGTGAATTTGTCGAAACAGCTTTCGACCAGTAAAGAATATATGCAGTAAATCTACAAAAAACAACCTTTGTATAAGGCCGCTCGCACTTGGCTGATCCCCCCGAACCGAACTTGCACTAAACACGCTCGCGTGCCACTGCAAAGCCTCTTGAATTTCATCCCTTTTTGCAGAATTTCAGTTTGAACAAATGTTTATAATTACACAAAAAAGGCACAGATTCCTTGACTTTTCGTATTCTTAGTATTATATTAACGCCATTGATTTGAATCTTGAATGACATTAAGAACAATCCTTTTCTCTGCCATGTCCCTGACTAAAGCTTCATGAAGCCTACTATCCCCACAACCGAACCCGATTCTGAGTATCCGGAAGTCAACAAAAACGGCGGGCACAGGCCCGCCGCCGTCGCGTAAGTCATTGTGCTTCGCTACGCCGCGCAGTGCACGCAATTTCTCGTCTCTGGCATCAAGAGAATCCGCTTGAACGGAATTGGATTGCCACATCTGACGCAAAGCCCGAAGTTCTCCTCTTCCATCCGCGAGAGCGCGTTCCGCAAATCAATCTGACGCTCTTTGGCCATCCTCAACCCCGCTTCATTGATGCTCTTGCTATTTATCGCTTCCATGCGCGAAATCCGGCCAATCGAATTCTCCAATGGAATAGGCTTGACCAACTCTTCTAATCGCGCGATCTCCTGCTCAATTTCTACGAGCTGAGCTTCAATCAGCGTACGTAACTCGGCCTTCTGTTCAGGTGTGAGCATTGTTATCTTGCCGGCTTCAGCGCATCATACTTCTTCTTCAGCGCCGCGCTGTCGCTTAGGGAGTTATCAAAGTTCAAGAGCGCTCGTTCCCATGATCCGTAGGCCGGATTTGGAAGCATCAGCCACCGCGTCCCCCACCATGCCATATAGTCCTTGGCCAGCCGTTCACG
Protein-coding sequences here:
- a CDS encoding TraR/DksA C4-type zinc finger protein, translated to MLTPEQKAELRTLIEAQLVEIEQEIARLEELVKPIPLENSIGRISRMEAINSKSINEAGLRMAKERQIDLRNALSRMEEENFGLCVRCGNPIPFKRILLMPETRNCVHCAA